The following are encoded together in the Ezakiella massiliensis genome:
- a CDS encoding fumarate hydratase: protein MKVINTKDITQAVKDMCIHMNFVLPDDVMKVLKERRDAEDWQLAKDTLSTIIENDELAENKSIPMCQDTGLTVVFVKMGQNVKIEGGFIEDAINEGIRQGYEEGYLRKSMVKDPIRRENTKDNTPGVIYYDMVPEEDHFEITVAAKGFGSENMSRQKMLRPADGLDGVVDFIIETAAMAGPNACPPIVLGVGIGGTFDRSAVLAKKALMRPMDSYNPDEFYKDLEIKLEERINELGIGPQGFGGKTTCLRVLIETYPTHIAGLPVSVNVNCHAVRHETKVF from the coding sequence ATGAAAGTTATTAATACAAAAGATATAACACAAGCAGTTAAAGATATGTGTATACATATGAACTTTGTGCTTCCAGATGATGTTATGAAAGTTTTAAAAGAAAGAAGAGACGCTGAAGATTGGCAACTTGCAAAAGATACTCTATCAACTATCATTGAAAACGATGAGTTGGCAGAAAACAAATCAATTCCAATGTGCCAAGATACAGGTCTTACTGTTGTCTTTGTAAAGATGGGTCAAAATGTTAAGATTGAAGGTGGCTTTATCGAAGACGCCATCAACGAAGGCATTAGACAAGGTTACGAAGAAGGTTACTTAAGAAAGTCCATGGTCAAAGATCCGATTAGACGTGAAAACACCAAGGACAATACTCCAGGCGTTATCTATTATGATATGGTTCCTGAAGAAGATCATTTTGAAATTACTGTTGCAGCCAAGGGTTTCGGCAGTGAAAATATGTCTAGACAAAAAATGTTAAGACCAGCTGACGGCCTTGACGGCGTTGTTGATTTTATTATCGAAACAGCAGCTATGGCAGGACCAAACGCTTGCCCACCAATCGTACTTGGAGTTGGCATCGGAGGAACCTTTGATAGGTCAGCAGTCCTTGCTAAAAAAGCTCTGATGAGACCAATGGATTCATACAATCCTGATGAATTTTACAAGGATCTTGAAATCAAACTCGAAGAAAGAATCAACGAGCTTGGCATTGGACCTCAAGGTTTTGGTGGCAAGACCACATGCCTTAGAGTTCTTATCGAAACATATCCAACTCATATTGCAGGTCTACCAGTATCTGTCAATGTAAACTGCCACGCAGTTAGACACGAAACCAAGGTATTTTAA
- the glmL gene encoding methylaspartate mutase accessory protein GlmL, producing MKTYLFLDFGSTFTKLTLVDIKKEEIVATAKSYTTVATDVTEGYQKALEALNAQVKEPYEVVKKLACSSAAGGLKMVSIGLVPDLTAEAAKRAALGAGARVIANYAYKLNNMEFDEIKRLNPDIVLLAGGTDGGNSETIIHNAQGLADHGVKFPIVVAGNKAAYDEIKKIFDGKVDYYFTENVMPKLNEINVDPAREEIREIFMKNITKARGMANVEDEISQVAMPTPQSVLKAAEALAQGSNDEDGIGDLLVVDVGGATTDIHSLGYGDPTKPGVFTVGLEEPFAKRTVEGDLGMRYSAMSVYEAAGNRMVRRYLNTTGIDVEGEFMKRYTNTSFVSTDQKDIDFDETIAKICVDLSVKRHAGVVEPVYSPMGVVYSQRGKDLSEVKTIIGTGGVIVNSSNYSEILKAAQFRADDLNSLKPRQPKLYLDKSYILSSMGLLTMIDKNMAIRMMKKYIIDLGGVDTVGFDVDEPEYTDVEQLNCHH from the coding sequence ATGAAAACTTATCTATTTTTAGATTTTGGTAGCACATTTACGAAACTTACATTAGTAGACATTAAAAAAGAAGAGATTGTTGCAACGGCCAAGAGCTATACGACTGTTGCCACTGATGTTACTGAGGGGTATCAAAAGGCCCTTGAAGCATTAAACGCTCAAGTGAAGGAACCTTATGAGGTGGTTAAGAAGCTTGCGTGTTCATCAGCGGCTGGCGGTCTAAAGATGGTTTCAATTGGCCTTGTGCCTGATCTGACTGCAGAGGCTGCAAAGCGGGCTGCACTTGGAGCTGGTGCCAGGGTTATTGCAAACTACGCTTACAAGCTAAATAATATGGAGTTTGACGAAATCAAGAGATTAAACCCAGACATAGTGCTACTGGCTGGCGGAACTGACGGCGGAAATTCAGAAACTATTATTCACAACGCCCAAGGTCTTGCCGACCATGGAGTTAAGTTTCCAATAGTTGTCGCTGGCAACAAGGCTGCTTACGATGAAATTAAAAAGATTTTTGATGGCAAGGTAGATTATTATTTTACCGAAAATGTCATGCCTAAGTTAAACGAAATCAATGTTGATCCTGCTCGTGAAGAGATCCGCGAGATTTTTATGAAAAACATTACCAAGGCCCGTGGTATGGCCAACGTGGAAGATGAAATTTCACAAGTTGCTATGCCTACACCTCAATCTGTTTTGAAGGCAGCTGAGGCTTTGGCTCAAGGATCCAATGACGAAGATGGTATTGGAGATTTATTGGTAGTTGACGTTGGAGGAGCTACAACAGACATTCACTCACTTGGTTACGGGGACCCAACTAAGCCTGGCGTATTTACTGTTGGACTTGAAGAACCTTTTGCCAAGAGAACTGTTGAAGGTGACTTGGGTATGCGTTACTCAGCTATGAGCGTTTATGAAGCTGCAGGCAACAGGATGGTCAGACGCTACTTGAATACGACTGGCATCGATGTTGAAGGCGAATTTATGAAACGCTATACCAATACATCTTTTGTTTCAACTGATCAAAAGGACATTGACTTTGATGAGACCATTGCAAAGATTTGCGTGGACTTGTCAGTTAAACGCCACGCTGGAGTTGTTGAGCCAGTTTACTCACCTATGGGAGTTGTCTATTCACAAAGGGGCAAGGACCTTAGCGAGGTAAAGACCATTATTGGTACTGGCGGAGTTATAGTAAACTCAAGTAATTATTCAGAAATTTTAAAGGCAGCTCAGTTTAGGGCGGACGATTTAAATAGTCTAAAGCCAAGGCAACCAAAGCTCTATTTGGATAAGTCTTATATTCTATCAAGCATGGGTTTGTTAACAATGATTGACAAGAATATGGCAATTAGGATGATGAAGAAATATATTATAGATTTAGGTGGAGTTGACACTGTGGGCTTCGATGTAGATGAGCCTGAGTATACTGATGTAGAACAACTTAACTGCCACCATTAA
- the citD gene encoding citrate lyase acyl carrier protein, whose product MERKIVKTGRAGSLESNDLIVEIEPADDLIIEIKSVVEDIFKDQIENVVRQTLKDLNIDKAKIRIDDRGALDFTISARVETAVKRAL is encoded by the coding sequence ATGGAAAGAAAAATAGTTAAGACAGGCCGTGCAGGTTCACTTGAAAGTAACGACCTAATCGTAGAAATCGAACCTGCCGATGATCTTATCATTGAAATTAAATCCGTGGTTGAAGATATTTTCAAAGACCAAATTGAAAATGTAGTCAGACAAACACTCAAGGATTTAAATATTGATAAAGCTAAAATTAGAATCGACGATAGGGGCGCCTTGGATTTTACCATTAGCGCCAGAGTAGAAACTGCAGTAAAGAGGGCTTTATAA
- a CDS encoding methylaspartate mutase subunit E: MNLKNKRWTDEEFFGLREEVLKGWPTGKDVDLKEAIDYLKALPDSKNFAIKLEKAKAEGRTLAQPRAGVALIEDHIVLLKHLQDEGGADLLPSTIDAYSRQNRYEECQKGIDESKKAGRSLLNGFPGVNHGVAGSRRVVEAVDLPLEMRHGTPDSRLLAEIMHAGGFTSNEGGGISYNIPYAKAVSIEKSLYDWQYCDRLVGFYEENGVQINREPFGPLTGTLCPPSTSNAVAIIEALLAAEQGVKSITVGYGQCGNLIQDVAAIRALEEQTEAYMKHYGYNDVVITTVFHQWMGGFPQDEAKAFGVISWGSATAALAGATKVIVKTPHEAIGIPTKEANADGIKATKMVLNMLEGQKLPMSDRLKEEIDLIKAETKCMLDKLFELGMGDLAVGTVKGFEAGIVDIPFGPSKYNKGLMMPARDFEGCVRYLETGNIPFTKEIKDINRSKLERRGKDENRDVSFQMTVDDIFAVGFGKLIGRPNQTNK; the protein is encoded by the coding sequence ATGAATTTAAAAAATAAAAGATGGACCGATGAAGAATTTTTCGGCTTAAGAGAGGAAGTTCTTAAGGGTTGGCCAACTGGTAAGGATGTAGACCTTAAGGAGGCAATCGACTACTTAAAGGCCCTTCCAGATAGCAAAAACTTTGCTATTAAACTTGAAAAAGCAAAAGCAGAAGGCAGAACTCTTGCTCAACCAAGAGCTGGTGTTGCTCTTATCGAAGACCACATTGTGCTTTTGAAGCACTTGCAAGACGAAGGTGGAGCAGACCTTCTACCAAGTACCATTGACGCTTATTCAAGACAAAACAGATATGAAGAATGCCAAAAGGGTATTGATGAATCCAAAAAAGCTGGCCGTTCATTACTTAACGGTTTCCCAGGGGTTAACCACGGGGTAGCAGGATCCAGAAGAGTTGTAGAAGCTGTGGATCTTCCACTTGAAATGAGACACGGCACACCTGACTCCAGACTACTTGCAGAAATCATGCACGCTGGTGGATTTACATCCAACGAAGGTGGCGGAATCTCTTACAACATTCCATATGCAAAAGCTGTTTCAATTGAAAAATCTTTATATGACTGGCAATATTGCGACAGACTTGTTGGCTTCTATGAAGAAAACGGTGTTCAAATCAACAGAGAACCATTTGGACCTCTAACAGGAACACTTTGCCCACCAAGTACTTCAAACGCAGTTGCAATTATCGAAGCACTTTTAGCTGCTGAACAAGGTGTAAAGAGTATCACAGTTGGTTACGGCCAATGCGGTAACTTAATCCAAGACGTAGCTGCTATTAGAGCTCTTGAAGAACAAACAGAAGCATACATGAAGCACTATGGCTACAATGATGTAGTTATTACAACGGTTTTCCACCAATGGATGGGCGGTTTCCCACAAGACGAAGCTAAGGCATTTGGCGTTATCTCATGGGGTAGTGCGACTGCAGCTTTAGCTGGAGCAACAAAAGTTATCGTTAAGACTCCACACGAAGCTATCGGTATTCCAACCAAGGAAGCAAACGCAGATGGTATCAAGGCAACCAAGATGGTTCTAAACATGCTTGAAGGACAAAAACTTCCAATGAGTGATAGACTCAAAGAAGAAATTGATTTAATCAAGGCTGAAACCAAATGCATGTTAGACAAATTATTTGAACTTGGCATGGGCGACCTAGCAGTTGGTACTGTTAAGGGCTTCGAAGCAGGTATTGTTGATATTCCATTCGGACCTTCAAAATATAATAAGGGACTTATGATGCCAGCCAGAGACTTTGAAGGCTGTGTAAGATATCTAGAAACTGGTAATATTCCATTTACCAAGGAAATTAAAGACATTAACAGGTCAAAACTCGAAAGACGTGGTAAGGATGAAAACAGAGATGTTAGCTTCCAAATGACCGTTGATGATATATTTGCAGTTGGCTTTGGTAAGCTAATCGGCAGACCAAATCAAACCAATAAATAA
- the glmS gene encoding methylaspartate mutase subunit S, with translation MKNKKPVMVLGVIGSDCHAVGLKILDHAFKEAGFEVVNIGVLSPQEDFINAAVETNADVICVSSLYGQGELDVMGMRDKMNEAGLDDVLLYIGGNVVVGKQNWDEVKERFIKMGFDRVYPPGTSPETTIKDLKEDLKIQ, from the coding sequence ATGAAAAACAAAAAGCCGGTTATGGTTTTAGGTGTTATTGGTTCTGACTGTCACGCAGTTGGACTAAAGATCCTGGACCATGCATTTAAAGAGGCGGGTTTTGAAGTAGTTAATATCGGAGTATTATCTCCTCAAGAAGACTTCATCAATGCCGCAGTTGAAACAAACGCTGATGTTATTTGCGTTAGCTCCCTTTATGGTCAAGGCGAACTTGACGTTATGGGCATGAGAGACAAGATGAATGAAGCAGGTCTTGACGATGTGCTTTTATACATCGGTGGCAATGTTGTTGTTGGTAAGCAAAACTGGGACGAAGTTAAAGAAAGATTTATCAAGATGGGCTTCGACAGGGTTTATCCACCAGGAACTTCACCAGAAACTACAATCAAAGATTTAAAAGAAGACTTAAAGATTCAATAA
- a CDS encoding CoA ester lyase, with translation MKYRTLLFIPGNNPGMLTSLEVLGADGYIIDLEDAVSLDNKDAARDLVRSFLKNKKGDQDIFVRINAPDTEFFEDDVKAMLDLDIKGFVLPKATISFVKELDAFLEGTDKKYYSIIETAISLETCFEIAREAKHMRGFLLGGEDMTLDLGVKRTKESKEIEYARQKVIAAAKANGIEAIDTPWTDTDDTDGLRKDALYAKALGMTGKALISPRHVDIVNEVFSPSKEDIEHAFRVFEALKTAKKEGKGAFSLDGKMVDKPVILRARDNLVASGNFKEEYNELI, from the coding sequence ATGAAATACAGGACACTTTTATTTATACCTGGCAACAACCCAGGCATGCTTACAAGCTTAGAAGTGCTTGGAGCAGACGGATATATAATCGACTTGGAAGACGCAGTTTCCCTTGACAACAAGGACGCTGCCAGAGACCTAGTCAGATCATTTTTAAAGAACAAAAAGGGCGACCAAGACATCTTTGTCAGGATCAACGCCCCAGATACAGAATTTTTCGAAGACGATGTCAAGGCCATGCTTGACCTAGACATCAAGGGTTTCGTTTTGCCAAAGGCTACTATAAGTTTTGTTAAAGAACTCGATGCCTTCTTGGAAGGAACAGATAAAAAATACTATTCCATTATTGAAACTGCGATCTCCCTTGAAACTTGCTTTGAAATTGCCAGAGAAGCCAAGCACATGCGTGGGTTTTTATTAGGCGGAGAAGACATGACTTTGGACCTAGGTGTAAAGAGGACCAAGGAATCCAAGGAAATCGAATACGCCAGACAAAAGGTAATTGCAGCTGCTAAGGCAAACGGAATCGAAGCAATCGACACACCTTGGACAGATACAGATGACACAGACGGACTAAGAAAAGACGCCCTTTATGCCAAGGCTCTTGGCATGACAGGTAAGGCACTTATTTCGCCACGTCACGTTGACATCGTTAACGAAGTTTTCTCTCCATCCAAGGAAGATATAGAACACGCCTTTAGAGTCTTTGAGGCTCTAAAAACTGCCAAGAAGGAAGGCAAGGGAGCCTTCTCACTAGATGGCAAGATGGTAGATAAGCCAGTTATCCTAAGAGCAAGAGACAATCTTGTAGCCTCAGGTAACTTTAAGGAGGAATACAATGAACTTATTTAA
- a CDS encoding Fe-S-containing hydro-lyase: MIKIETPFTREKLADLKAGDNVLISGVIYTARDAAHKRLVDDHAAGRDLPFDPKGACIYYVGPTPTAPGQVIGSAGPTSSYRMDPFSPIMMDLGAIGMIGKGRRNQEVIDKIKETGAVYFAAIGGAAAIIKDRIKECEIIAYDDLGAEAVRRLVVKDFPATVIIDSKGNNLYEMGVEEYLAWKEK, translated from the coding sequence ATGATTAAAATTGAAACTCCATTTACAAGAGAAAAACTTGCAGACCTTAAAGCAGGGGACAACGTTTTAATTTCTGGCGTTATATATACAGCTCGCGACGCTGCTCACAAGAGACTCGTTGATGACCACGCAGCTGGCCGCGACCTTCCATTCGACCCAAAGGGAGCTTGCATTTATTATGTAGGACCAACACCTACAGCTCCTGGCCAAGTTATCGGAAGCGCTGGACCAACCAGTTCATATCGTATGGACCCATTCTCACCAATTATGATGGACCTGGGTGCTATTGGCATGATTGGCAAGGGCAGACGCAACCAAGAAGTTATAGACAAGATCAAAGAAACAGGCGCAGTTTACTTTGCTGCAATTGGCGGAGCAGCTGCTATTATCAAAGACAGGATCAAGGAATGCGAAATAATCGCTTACGACGACCTTGGCGCTGAAGCTGTCAGAAGACTAGTTGTCAAAGACTTCCCAGCAACAGTTATTATCGACAGCAAGGGCAACAACCTTTATGAAATGGGAGTAGAGGAGTATCTAGCATGGAAAGAAAAATAG
- the uraA gene encoding uracil permease — MRKIYQVEDKVPAKLLVPLSIQHTFAMFGASVLVPIIFGINPGIVLLMNGIGTLLFIWITQGKAPAYLGSSFAFLAPGTAIIAQQGLQYAQGAFVVVGIIGMIIAFIIKKYGTKWIDVVLPPAAMGAVVALIGFELVGLTIRGGAIGAEILTESVNGKHIAVFAVTLLTAVFGSVCFKKFWATIPILIAIIVGYITAVALGMVDFTPVAEAKFFTLPEFHLAKFSMEAVITMLPVILVILSEHISHQVVTSNIIERDLIKDPGLHRSIFADNFSTALSGLIGGVPTTTYGENIGVMAITGVYSVQVIAGAAVISIIMAFIGPLSALISTIPGDVIGGVTFLLYGMIGSSGLRLLVDQKVDFSNAKNLILTSVIFTTGLSGLTIKLGAINLSGMVLASVVAVALSLIFHLLDKIGLINK; from the coding sequence ATGAGAAAAATTTACCAAGTCGAAGACAAGGTGCCAGCCAAACTCTTGGTGCCTCTATCAATCCAACATACCTTTGCCATGTTCGGGGCATCAGTCCTCGTGCCAATAATCTTTGGTATCAACCCCGGCATCGTTTTACTTATGAATGGGATCGGAACCCTATTATTTATTTGGATTACCCAGGGCAAGGCTCCAGCTTATTTGGGATCCAGCTTTGCATTTTTAGCACCAGGCACGGCCATTATAGCCCAACAGGGTTTGCAATACGCCCAAGGCGCCTTTGTAGTCGTGGGAATTATTGGCATGATCATCGCCTTTATAATTAAAAAATACGGAACCAAATGGATTGACGTCGTCCTGCCGCCAGCCGCAATGGGTGCAGTAGTTGCCCTTATCGGTTTTGAACTCGTCGGCCTAACCATCAGGGGCGGGGCAATCGGCGCAGAAATTTTAACCGAATCAGTAAATGGCAAACACATAGCAGTTTTTGCAGTTACCTTACTCACAGCTGTCTTTGGTTCAGTTTGCTTCAAAAAATTCTGGGCAACCATTCCAATTCTAATTGCAATTATCGTTGGCTACATTACAGCAGTCGCCCTTGGCATGGTTGATTTTACACCGGTAGCTGAGGCCAAATTCTTTACCTTGCCTGAATTTCATTTGGCAAAATTTTCCATGGAAGCAGTTATCACAATGCTACCTGTAATCCTGGTAATTTTATCCGAACACATTTCCCACCAAGTTGTTACATCAAACATAATCGAAAGAGACCTGATCAAAGACCCAGGCCTCCACAGGTCCATCTTTGCAGACAACTTTTCAACTGCACTTTCAGGACTAATCGGTGGTGTACCAACCACAACCTACGGAGAAAATATCGGCGTTATGGCAATTACTGGCGTATATTCAGTTCAAGTTATTGCAGGAGCTGCAGTTATTTCAATTATAATGGCCTTTATTGGACCACTCTCAGCTTTGATTTCCACTATACCTGGTGATGTAATCGGCGGAGTAACATTCCTCCTCTACGGTATGATTGGATCAAGTGGACTTAGACTTTTGGTCGACCAAAAAGTTGATTTTTCAAATGCAAAAAATTTAATTTTAACGTCAGTAATTTTTACAACCGGCCTAAGCGGACTCACCATAAAACTGGGAGCCATCAACCTATCAGGTATGGTTCTTGCATCTGTAGTTGCAGTTGCCTTGTCACTTATCTTCCACTTGCTTG
- a CDS encoding methylaspartate ammonia-lyase has protein sequence MKIVDVVASAGKTGFYFDDQKAIKMGAGHDGMFYVGEPQTEGFTKIRIPGESISVMLILDDGQVAFGDCAAVQYSGAGGRDPLFLAEDYIPLIEGEIRDHLIGKELNSFKELAEEFDHLQVDGHRLHTAIRYGITQALLDAVAKAKHVTRAEVVRDEYKTGEEIKRVPIFAQSGDDRYSNADKMIIKEADVLPHGLFNNVEEKTGKNGELLLEYIEWLRDRIIEHRAREDYKPIFHIDVYGTIGDFTGNDVDKMAEYMKKVEAAAKPFAIRIEGPMDMGDKDKQIEVLAALTKRLDADGTKVELVADEWCNTLEDIKAFVDAGAGHVIQIKTPDLGGINNTIEAVKYCKDNNVGAYCGGTCNETSRSAEILTNISMATGALQQLAKPGMGVDEGIMLVNNEMSRVERLVKMRQAK, from the coding sequence ATGAAAATAGTTGATGTAGTAGCAAGTGCCGGTAAAACAGGTTTTTACTTTGACGACCAAAAAGCAATCAAGATGGGTGCAGGACATGACGGAATGTTTTATGTTGGAGAACCACAAACAGAAGGTTTTACAAAAATCAGAATTCCTGGCGAATCAATTTCTGTAATGCTAATTTTGGATGATGGACAAGTTGCCTTTGGTGACTGTGCAGCAGTTCAATATTCAGGAGCAGGTGGACGCGATCCACTATTCCTAGCAGAAGATTACATCCCTCTAATCGAAGGAGAAATCAGAGATCACTTAATTGGCAAAGAATTAAATTCATTCAAAGAATTAGCTGAAGAATTTGACCACCTACAAGTAGACGGCCACAGACTTCACACAGCTATCAGATACGGAATTACACAAGCTTTACTAGATGCTGTTGCAAAAGCAAAACACGTCACAAGAGCTGAAGTTGTTCGCGACGAATACAAGACAGGCGAAGAAATCAAGAGAGTTCCAATCTTTGCTCAATCAGGTGACGACAGATATTCAAACGCTGACAAGATGATCATCAAAGAAGCAGACGTTCTACCACACGGACTTTTCAACAACGTTGAAGAAAAGACAGGTAAAAACGGTGAACTACTTCTAGAATACATCGAATGGCTAAGAGATAGAATTATCGAACACAGGGCAAGAGAAGACTACAAACCAATCTTCCACATCGACGTTTACGGTACAATCGGTGACTTCACAGGTAACGACGTAGACAAGATGGCTGAATACATGAAGAAGGTTGAAGCTGCTGCAAAACCATTTGCTATCAGAATCGAAGGACCAATGGACATGGGTGACAAGGACAAACAAATCGAAGTTCTAGCAGCCCTAACCAAGAGACTTGATGCTGACGGAACAAAGGTTGAACTCGTAGCTGACGAATGGTGCAATACACTTGAAGACATCAAAGCTTTTGTTGACGCAGGAGCAGGCCATGTTATTCAAATTAAAACTCCTGACCTAGGTGGTATCAACAACACAATCGAAGCTGTTAAATACTGCAAAGACAATAATGTTGGTGCTTACTGCGGCGGTACATGTAACGAAACAAGCCGTTCAGCAGAAATCCTAACAAACATTTCAATGGCAACAGGTGCCCTACAACAACTTGCTAAACCAGGCATGGGTGTTGACGAAGGTATCATGCTTGTAAACAACGAAATGTCTAGGGTTGAACGCCTAGTTAAAATGAGACAAGCAAAATAA
- the citF gene encoding citrate lyase subunit alpha, with amino-acid sequence MNLFNDIKLEKNYSPDKTIKENKLVENFDELFEKLDIKDGASLSFHHHLRNGDYVLNMVMEEVHKRGIKDITLVASSIFPCHAPIIPMIEDGTITNVVASYMSGDVAKAISKGALKGKVLMQSHGGRAKTIMDGDVKIDVAFIASPACDIRGNVSAVDGNAFCGTLGYAIADSLMAKKRVAITDTLMDLESHTEIPSERIDYILKVDSIGDPKGIVSGTTRITKDPVGLRIAQKAVEVMVATGLVKDGMNYQSGAGGVSLAVTKFLGDYMKENEIKGGFASGGVTGDLVNMMKDGLFDRIYDVQCFDLVSAENIKEDDKHISMSAEKYASVDRDAIVNGLDFVILGATEIDTDFNVNVMTGHDGVIMGGSGGHQDTAYGAKVSIIVSKLFQSRIPTIVDRVGVITTPGSTIDILVTERGVAVNDRRDDIKKALDEANVKYMTISELKNIQDSYIGDFKINPKEGRRVIGYSQYRDGTIIDEIYEV; translated from the coding sequence ATGAACTTATTTAATGATATTAAGTTAGAAAAAAATTATTCTCCAGATAAAACTATTAAAGAAAATAAACTTGTAGAAAATTTTGACGAGCTCTTTGAAAAACTCGACATCAAAGACGGAGCAAGTTTATCCTTCCACCACCACCTAAGGAATGGTGACTATGTATTAAATATGGTTATGGAAGAAGTCCACAAGCGTGGAATCAAAGATATCACTTTGGTTGCCTCATCAATTTTCCCTTGCCATGCACCAATCATTCCTATGATTGAAGACGGTACAATTACAAATGTAGTTGCATCTTATATGTCAGGCGATGTTGCCAAGGCCATTTCAAAGGGTGCTTTAAAGGGCAAGGTCCTCATGCAAAGTCACGGTGGACGTGCCAAGACCATTATGGATGGGGATGTAAAAATCGACGTTGCTTTTATCGCTTCACCTGCTTGCGACATCCGCGGCAATGTAAGTGCTGTTGACGGAAACGCTTTTTGCGGTACACTTGGATATGCAATCGCAGATTCACTTATGGCCAAGAAGAGAGTTGCCATTACAGATACTCTTATGGATTTGGAATCCCACACAGAAATTCCAAGTGAAAGAATCGATTATATTTTAAAGGTCGACTCAATCGGAGATCCAAAGGGAATCGTTTCAGGTACAACTCGCATTACCAAGGACCCAGTTGGACTTAGAATTGCTCAAAAGGCAGTTGAAGTTATGGTTGCAACTGGCCTGGTAAAAGACGGCATGAACTACCAATCAGGCGCTGGCGGAGTCAGCCTTGCAGTTACAAAATTCCTGGGCGACTATATGAAGGAAAATGAAATCAAGGGCGGCTTTGCTTCAGGCGGAGTTACAGGCGACCTTGTAAATATGATGAAAGATGGACTCTTCGACAGAATTTATGACGTCCAATGCTTTGACCTAGTCTCAGCTGAAAATATCAAAGAAGACGACAAGCACATCTCCATGTCCGCTGAAAAATACGCTTCAGTCGACAGAGACGCAATCGTAAATGGCCTGGACTTTGTTATCCTTGGCGCAACTGAAATCGATACTGACTTTAACGTAAACGTTATGACCGGCCACGACGGAGTAATCATGGGCGGATCAGGTGGCCACCAAGACACAGCTTACGGTGCCAAGGTCAGCATCATCGTTTCAAAACTCTTCCAATCCAGAATTCCTACAATTGTCGACCGCGTTGGCGTAATTACAACTCCAGGATCCACCATTGATATTTTGGTAACAGAAAGAGGAGTTGCCGTTAACGACAGAAGAGACGACATCAAAAAAGCTCTTGATGAAGCAAATGTAAAATATATGACCATCAGCGAATTAAAGAATATTCAAGACTCATATATTGGCGACTTTAAAATAAATCCTAAAGAAGGAAGGAGAGTCATCGGCTATAGTCAATACCGCGACGGTACAATTATAGACGAGATTTATGAAGTTTAA